The Moorena producens PAL-8-15-08-1 genomic interval TGAACCCAGCGGGGATAATTTTTGGTGCTAATGCCCAGCTGAATGTACCCGCTTCATTCACCGCAACTACGGCGACTAGGATTGGCTTTGGTGATGACAATTGGTTTAATGCCTTTAGTGCCAATGACTACTCTACCTTAGTCGGTACACCCAGTGCCTTTGCGTTTGATACATCCGAGACACCGGGACTAATTTTTAATGAGGGTAAGCTAGAAGTCGCAGCAGGCAATAACCTCAGTTTAATCGGTGGTACTGTCATCAACACCAATCAACTGGAGCTTCCAGACGCAACAATTACTATAGCTGCTGTGCCTGGGGAACGTTTGGTAAAAATTAGCCAGCCAGGAAGTTTGCTGAATTTGGAAGTTGAACCCCTACCCTCAGATGCTTCCACAGCTGAACAATCTTTTACACCGCTCTCTTTACCGAAGCTATTAACCGGGGATGGTGTCAGTCATGCCACAGAATTCACGGATAATGGTGATAATAAAACCGTGACCTTGACTAGTTCTGGCATCACTATAGCCCCTGGGGATGTAACTGTTAAGGACCTAACAGCACAAAGAGCAATCCTGTCTGCCAACAATAACTTGACTGTTTCTGCCAACAATAACCTGACTCTGACGGAAAGCCAGCTATCTAGTAAGAACACCACCCTGTCTGCCAACAATGACTTGACTCTGAGTGCAAGTGAGATATCTAGCGATAACATTACCCTGTCTGCTAACAATAACCTCAATTTGAGCGAAAGCCAGCTATCTACCACGGGGGACTTAACCCTATTGGCTAAGGAGACGGTGCGGATTAGGGACACAGCAGATAATTCCTTCCAAGCGGTAGCAGGAGGAAACCTCAAGATTCAGGGGGATGGGGGCGTGAACCAGGATCAGGGCATTAAGCAGGATCCGGGCATTGATATCCTAGCACTGAAGAATTCCGACACCCGCTTCCAGAGTGGTGGCGACCTGAGCTTGGTCAGCGATGGCAGGATCTCTACAGATGCTCACTTTGCCAGTGGCGGTAATTTCTCAATTGAGAATTTAGCTGGTGAACCAAAAAACTTTTTTAGCCTCCAAGACCCAATTATCACGGCTGTTGGGGATGTTACCTTTGGGGATTACACAGGGTCTTCTCTTAAAGTAGAGTCCACAGGAAATATTGAAGCTGGGAATATCACAATCACTGTACCAGATACTGGGCTAGCAGATTTAGACTCAGAGTTAACAGATACTCAGCGAGAAAATTTATTAGAGTTAGTTTCCACTTCAAAGCGTAACGAATTAGATAGTGACACGTTAAACAAATTAGAGAATCAAACCTTAAAAACTACTCGTGCCGTGATTTTAAGGGCGGGTTTGAATAAAGATGAATTGAGCAATCAAGTTACCGACAATTCTGGAAATGCTTCATCCGAAGGGAGTATCACCATTGGCAATATAAACACCAGTAATCCTGGGAATGGTCGTAATAATAATGCTCCTGGAATTCAAAATAATAATGCTGGTCCTGTAATCTTATCTGCTAAAGGTGACATTATTTTTGGCAATAGTGGTTTAACGTTTACCCAAATAAGAACCACAGAAACCAATGGTAGTAATTCTGGTAATGTATTTTTGGAAACCAAAGAGGGCAGTATTACGACAGGGGGACAAACAGTCGAGATAAGAATCAACACCCAGGTAGAACTCCCTGGTAATGCTGGTAAAGTAACGTTTCAGGTTCCAAATTTAGATAATATCGACTTTGATAAGTTTAAGTTGCAGATCAATACAGCAGCTGGGAGTGCTCGTAATGGTGCTAATCTAATTGGTAATGCTGGTGATATAGAGTTTGTTAGTCAGCAAGAGAGCAGCCCAGAGCAGGAACAACAAATAAGAGATCAAATCCAGGGAGATTTGCGGGCTTTCGGTGGAGGGGGTATAGGTGATTTGATTTTTAGCCGTTTTCCCGAATCTGAGACGAATCCTAACCCAATAGAACCAATAGAACCAATAGAACCGATAGAACCGATAGAACCGATAGAACCGATAGAACCAATAGAACCGATAGAACCGATAGAACCGATAGAACCGATAGAACCGATAGAACCGATAGAACCGATAGAGCCTGGCCCTGACACAAGTAAGCCCAACGGTAGAAACAATGGTGACCAGCCTGCCGTTTCCCCCTCTGACAAGACTATAAGTGACACGCAAGAACCCTCTAGTTCAGACCCTGGTAATTCAGACCCTGGTAATTCAGACCCTGGTAGTTCAGACCCTGGTAGTTCAGACCCTGGTACTTCAGAACCTGGAAGCCCTACTGCTTCATCTCAATCAAATTCCACAACTGAAGAAGTTTCACCTGAAAGTGACCCAGTTTATTTAATTGAAGAAGCCTTCACCAAAGAATATGAGTCACACTTTCAGCGACCGTTTAAGGCCAAAATCAACACTCAGAATGATGTCCGCAATCGGACTCGGGAGCTTGAGAGGGAGACAGGGCTAAAGACTGCCGTTATTTACGTCAGTTTTGTCGAAAATTCCAGTACATTACCAGGCACTCGATGTCAAGCTCCCTCAATCCCTGTTTCCAAAATCGACCGACGGTTTGGTTACCGACTCTCTGAGGTTCCTCAAGCACCAGAGCGTTGCTTACCACAACCAAATGACCAGCTGGAACTGTTGGTGATCACAGCTGAAGGTAATCCAATTGTGCGGCAAATCAATGGTGCCAGTCGTGATCAAGTCCTAGCTGTGACCAATAGATTTCAGCGATCGCTTAGCAATGCCGACAGCTTGGATGCCAAAGACCACCTAAATTCAGGTGAGCAACTTTATCGATGGATCATAGCGCCCTTACAGAAGGAATTAAACGCCCGCAAGATTCAGAGCCTAATATT includes:
- a CDS encoding CHAT domain-containing protein, which produces MSQIKLAVSQISQSLAAVSLLVAHIGVMPTQAQPIPADDGTQTQVTPNSSGNQFDIDGGIRSGDNLFHSFQEFGLDQDQIANFLSQPGIQNILSRVTGGNASVINGLIKITGEGNPNLFLMNPAGIIFGANAQLNVPASFTATTATRIGFGDDNWFNAFSANDYSTLVGTPSAFAFDTSETPGLIFNEGKLEVAAGNNLSLIGGTVINTNQLELPDATITIAAVPGERLVKISQPGSLLNLEVEPLPSDASTAEQSFTPLSLPKLLTGDGVSHATEFTDNGDNKTVTLTSSGITIAPGDVTVKDLTAQRAILSANNNLTVSANNNLTLTESQLSSKNTTLSANNDLTLSASEISSDNITLSANNNLNLSESQLSTTGDLTLLAKETVRIRDTADNSFQAVAGGNLKIQGDGGVNQDQGIKQDPGIDILALKNSDTRFQSGGDLSLVSDGRISTDAHFASGGNFSIENLAGEPKNFFSLQDPIITAVGDVTFGDYTGSSLKVESTGNIEAGNITITVPDTGLADLDSELTDTQRENLLELVSTSKRNELDSDTLNKLENQTLKTTRAVILRAGLNKDELSNQVTDNSGNASSEGSITIGNINTSNPGNGRNNNAPGIQNNNAGPVILSAKGDIIFGNSGLTFTQIRTTETNGSNSGNVFLETKEGSITTGGQTVEIRINTQVELPGNAGKVTFQVPNLDNIDFDKFKLQINTAAGSARNGANLIGNAGDIEFVSQQESSPEQEQQIRDQIQGDLRAFGGGGIGDLIFSRFPESETNPNPIEPIEPIEPIEPIEPIEPIEPIEPIEPIEPIEPIEPIEPIEPIEPGPDTSKPNGRNNGDQPAVSPSDKTISDTQEPSSSDPGNSDPGNSDPGSSDPGSSDPGTSEPGSPTASSQSNSTTEEVSPESDPVYLIEEAFTKEYESHFQRPFKAKINTQNDVRNRTRELERETGLKTAVIYVSFVENSSTLPGTRCQAPSIPVSKIDRRFGYRLSEVPQAPERCLPQPNDQLELLVITAEGNPIVRQINGASRDQVLAVTNRFQRSLSNADSLDAKDHLNSGEQLYRWIIAPLQKELNARKIQSLIFAMDEGLRSLPLAAIYDGQQYLVEKYGVNLVPSLSLTYSRHTDVRPFRVLAMGASKFPYQQPLPGVEVELTTITEKLWKGRSFLNEAFTMDNLRAQREQQQYGIIHLATHAEFNPGTPNDSYIQMWNHKLRLYEMENLLYEPSVELLVLSACRTALGNREAELGFAGSAFQAGVDSTLATLWYVSDQGALGLTTEFYRQLKKTSSKSEALRQAQLAMIQGNVRIENNQLYGSGKNISLPPELSGPGKQSFSHPYYWAAFTLVGDP